The Alkalispirochaeta americana genome segment GTATAGAGTATGCCTGCTCCCTGTTGAGGAAAACTGAACTATCTGTGCGTGAGATTGCCGATGAGGCTGGATTCCGGAATTATTCCTACTTTTTTACCTATTTCAAAAAAACAACTGGGAAGACACCTGGTGATTACCGCATATTTGAATGATTTCTTAAAATTCCAAGCTTAATTTCGCTTGTATCAAATTTTTCCGCGCTTTTCGAAGTTTTCGACAGGCAAAAACCGTGCTGTACTTTGATTATCAAATTATTCGTGGAGGAATTTATGAGAATTTCCAAGGTCGCAGTTGCGGTTCTAATGATTTCAATCCTTTTAAGTGGTTCCCTGTTTGCTGCAGGTCAGCAGGATAGTTCCTCTGGCACTGCCAGGCCGCTAGTTGTGTATTACTGGGATGACCCGGTTCTTGTGTCTATTGTAGATGCCTATGAAGCCGCTCACCCAGATGTGGTACTCGATAAACAGCTAATTCCAGCTTCAGAATACCAGACAAAGATGGCAATTCTGTTGGCCGCGAACGCCGAAATGGATGTCTGGTTCGGAATTAATCTCAATGACACGCTGACCCACAGTGAAAATGGTTTTATCGAGCCATTGAATGACTGGTTTGTTAAAACTGGCGCTGATCGTTCAGCTGTAGATGCGTACTCAGAAGCTGTTATACAGAACGGTGAAATTATAGGGGTTCCATGGCGCGGTGGTGCCTACTATACCTATTATAATCGCAAGGTATTCGAAACCGCTGGTGTGCCTACGCCAGATTACTATGTCGAGCGTGGTGAATGGACATGGGAAAAATTTGCTGAGGTTTCCCGGGCAGTCGCCAGTGGAGACGGTTCGGTGTATGGAGGATTGGTACACAGTTGGGACCCTCAACAGTTCCATCCTGGTGTACAGGCAGGCTACCAAATGGTTACTCGCGACGGACAGGTAGATATCGGACCCGAAGTTTTCACATTCCTTAAGCTTCGAAAGGGCCTTGAACAAGACAGGGCAATGCAATCACTCATCGAGATGAAATCGAGCCGTCTGCACTACAGTCAGGCATTTTACCGAGGAAATCTTGGCATGGTTGTTATGGGCGAGTGGTTTCCTGGTATGCTTCGCAATGGATATGAGGATGGTAATTTCGTTGGCTTTGACTGGGAAGACTGGGGCCTGACACGCTCACCAAATGACCATGATGACTATCGCACATGGGGCTTTCCCACCACGGTACATATGTCTGCTCGAAGCAGGAATAAAGAAGCTGCATTCCATTTTGTCAGTTGGCTTGGAAGTCGAGAGGGCCAGGAAGTTGTTGCCGCAGCGGGTGCAATGCCTGCCATTACCACTC includes the following:
- a CDS encoding ABC transporter substrate-binding protein, with translation MRISKVAVAVLMISILLSGSLFAAGQQDSSSGTARPLVVYYWDDPVLVSIVDAYEAAHPDVVLDKQLIPASEYQTKMAILLAANAEMDVWFGINLNDTLTHSENGFIEPLNDWFVKTGADRSAVDAYSEAVIQNGEIIGVPWRGGAYYTYYNRKVFETAGVPTPDYYVERGEWTWEKFAEVSRAVASGDGSVYGGLVHSWDPQQFHPGVQAGYQMVTRDGQVDIGPEVFTFLKLRKGLEQDRAMQSLIEMKSSRLHYSQAFYRGNLGMVVMGEWFPGMLRNGYEDGNFVGFDWEDWGLTRSPNDHDDYRTWGFPTTVHMSARSRNKEAAFHFVSWLGSREGQEVVAAAGAMPAITTPAIIEELAGIIPDASSLKYFFEERIAMPGWITTVNVDGPLTTVVEEYLTGRLDDNNLESRLQQLLERAIREAN